One window of the Clupea harengus chromosome 20, Ch_v2.0.2, whole genome shotgun sequence genome contains the following:
- the znf280d gene encoding zinc finger protein 280C isoform X2, which translates to MSELFMECEEEELQPWQKAIPEINLVDDDDDDDDDEPIFVGEIQSSKPVHSRPNVGIQRGQQNLPPGRLNVGSMPLPSQKTPQTAVAKRGPYVAPPQLTNRVAPPPSNNPTLIPAGSTQGVGQNAGRLGNTVTPQPIIINNQGYIVSSPQITSSAPFITSFGSQYPPGTSFTVLPAGQPLLQQAHTPQHMLPGGVVHRPQVQFIQNNVVTLANVQAPPELLSQQPHHQHQHQHQHQHQHQHQHHPPAAALPHRVMNTPPTQPRQDSSAALSSIQSVNNRDNGTMKRNFPSDVDNTMKRLKVDAVGALRTSEFAENESPPRRRCPRCMGSYPGEDSLKGHMRYCCPDLLESVFATSSRQDKSTTPLRVYDMDKGKLIMLVTDFYYGRCDGDQHLEQKTNTTFKCNSCLKVLKNNIRFMNHMKHHLELEKQNSESWESHTTCQHCYRQYSTPFQLQCHIESAHSPYESTTNCKICELAFETEQVLLEHMKDNHKPGEMPYACQVCNYRSSFFSDVETHFRSVHENTKDLLCPFCLKVLRSGHMYMQHYMRHQKKGIHRCGKCRLNFLTYKEKVEHKTHFHRTYRKPKSLEGLPPGTKVTIRASLAGGSPTSPSKSSISVIPNSPAAKSAGRSPNSTGRGKPPSTQNAAQSAKSKKERNKPPDHRNFYLRNFRPPQGMVSCMECSDVVKDFYDHYPLLLSCGSCKYKTCCRRAYRHHMTRYHGSGTKDRIRTSKRKQGILRGLTLVCLNCDFLAGATGSDLMSKHLVDRPTHVCQVILEQSSQPEEHHDSVSDKTSLERCDLPDVQPAKVEDESHTVVPGETVRQEEGALGEENTATGEDAPSDPTPPSPVSVDAACEEQGEEAQVQEATHPEQEKEPPLEEQAVVEPEVPVEPGKVVELETAGEIETALEPEVDTEPEATAEQPQNAADNLEEVGGVSLEPLTPSKVLEHEVTEMLPASANESADAPTGPLETLTA; encoded by the exons ATGTCGGAGCTGTTTATGGAATGCGAGGAGGAAGAACTGCAGCCATGGCAGAAGGCGATCCCAGAAATCAACTtggtggatgatgatgatgacgacgatgacgaCGAACCCATCTTCGTTGGCGAGATCCAGAGCTCCAAGCCGGTCCACTCCAGGCCTA ATGTTGGAATCCAGAGAGGGCAACAGAATCTTCCGCCGGGGCGTCTGAATGTGGGGTCCATGCCATTGCCTTCACAGAAGACTCCCCAGACTGCAGTAGCCAAACGGGGTCCATATGTAGCGCCACCCCAACTCACCAACAGGGTCGCCCCACCACCGTCCAACAACCCCACCCTCATACCCGCCGGCTCCACTCAGGGTGTGGGGCAGAATGCTGGTCGTCTTGGAAACACGGTCACTCCTCAGCCAATTATAATCAACAACCAG GGCTACATTGTATCATCTCCACAAATAACCAGTAGTGCGCCGTTCATTACCAGTTTTGGGTCGCAGTATCCACCTGGCACCTCTTTCACAGTCTTACCAG CTGGgcagcctctcctccagcaggcACACACCCCACAACACATGCTGCCAGGGGGTGTGGTCCACCGACCCCAGGTTCAGTTTATCCAGAACAACGTGGTGACCCTGGCCAATGTGCAGGCCCCCCCAGAACTACTCTCTCAGCAgccccaccaccagcaccagcaccagcaccagcaccagcaccagcaccagcaccagcaccacccCCCTGCTGCTGCCCTCCCCCACAGGGTCatgaacaccccccccacacagccCAGACAGGACAGCTCGGCAGCCCTCTCCTCCATACAAAGCGTCAACAACAGAG ATAACGGAACAATGAAGCGGAACTTCCCGTCTGACGTGGACAACACGATGAAAAGACTCAAAGTCGACGCAG TAGGTGCTCTCCGGACGTCAGAGTTTGCAGAGAACGAGAGTCCTCCAAGGAGGCGGTGTCCAAGGTGCATGGGATCATATCCTGGGGAGGACTCTCTGAAGGGACAcatgagg TACTGCTGTCCTGACCTGCTGGAAAGTGTGTTTGCCACGAGCTCCCGGCAAGACAAGTCCACCACCCCGCTACGTGTGTATGACATGGACAAGGGCAAGCTGATCATGCTGGTCACAGACTTCTACTACGGACGCTGTGATGGAGACCAGCACCTGGAGCAGAAGACCAACACCACCTTTAAGTGCAACAGCTGCCTAAAGGTGCTCAAGAACAACATcag gttTATGAACCACATGAAGCATCATCTGGAGCTGGAGAAGCAGAACAGTGAGAGCTGGGAGAGTCACACCACATGCCAACACTGCTACCGGCAGTACAGCACGCCCTTCCAGCTGCAGTGCCACATAGAGAGCGCCCACAGCCCTTACGAATCTacca cTAACTGTAAGATATGTGAGCTGGCTTTTGAGACGGAGCAAGTGCTGCTGGAACACATGAAAGATAATCACAAGCCGGGGGAGATGCCCTACGCctgtcag GTGTGTAACTACCGCTCGTCGTTCTTCTCCGACGTGGAGACGCACTTCCGCAGCGTCCACGAGAACACCAAGGACCTGCTGTGTCCCTTCTGCCTGAAGGTGCTGCGCAGCGGACACATGTACATGCAACACTACATGAGACACCAG AAAAAAGGGATCCATCGCTGTGGGAAGTGTCGACTGAACTTCCTTACATACAAGGAGAAAGTGGAACACAAGACCCACTTCCATCGCACTTACAGGAAACCCAAAAGCCTGGAAGGGCTTCCTCCCGGAACCAAG GTGACTATTCGGGCCTCCCTGGCCGGTGGGtctcccacctcccccagcAAGTCCAGTATCAGTGTAATTCCAAACAGTCCAGCAGCCAAATCGGCGGGTCGGTCGCCTAACAGCACGGGCCGGGGCAAACCGCCCAGCACCCAGAACGCCGCGCAGTCTGCAAAGAGCAAGAAAGAGCGCAACAAACCACCGGACCACCGGAATTTCTATCTTAGGAACTTCAG GCCCCCACAGGGGATGGTCAGCTGTATGGAGTGCTCTGATGTGGTGAAGGACTTCTACGATCACTACCCTCTGCTCCTCTCGTGCGGGTCCTGCAAGTACAAGACGTGCTGCCGCCGAGCCTACAGACACCACATGACCAG ATATCATGGCTCTGGGACGAAAGACCGAATTCGGACCAGTAAAAGGAAGCAAGGCATTTTACG GGGCCTGACTCTGGTGTGCCTAAACTGTGACTTCCTGGCTGGCgccacaggaagtgacctcatGAGCAAGCATTTGGTTGACAGGCCGACCCACGTATGTCAGGTGATCCTGGAGCAAAGCAGCCAGCCAGAGGAACACCATG ATTCTGTTTCTGACAAAACCAGCCTGGAAAG ATGTGACCTCCCCGATGTCCAGCCTGCCAAAGTAGAGGATGAGAGCCACACTGTGGTGCCAGGCGAAACGGTCAGACAGGAAGAGGGTGCGCTTGGGGAGGAGAACACAGCGACTGGGGAGGACGCGCCCTCAGACCCGACCCCGCCTTCACCGGTCTCTGTAGACGCTGCCTGCGAGGAGCAGGGCGAGGAGGCGCAAGTGCAAGAGGCCACACATCCGGAGCAGGAAAAGGAGCCGCCTTTGGAGGAGCAGGCGGTTGTGGAACCTGAGGTGCCCGTGGAACCGGGAAAGGTTGTAGAACTGGAGACAGCGGGAGAAATTGAGACAGCTTTGGAACCGGAGGTAGACACAGAACCTGAAGCGACTGCGGAACAGCCGCAGAACGCAGCAGACAACCTCGAAGAGGTAGGCGGAGTTTCGCTGGAACCGCTCACACCCTCCAAAGTTCTGGAACATGAGGTCACTGAGATGCTGCCGGCGTCGGCCAATGAGAGTGCTGATGCACCAACGGGACCTTTAGAAACCCTCACTGCGTAG
- the znf280d gene encoding zinc finger protein 280C isoform X1, giving the protein MSELFMECEEEELQPWQKAIPEINLVDDDDDDDDDEPIFVGEIQSSKPVHSRPNVGIQRGQQNLPPGRLNVGSMPLPSQKTPQTAVAKRGPYVAPPQLTNRVAPPPSNNPTLIPAGSTQGVGQNAGRLGNTVTPQPIIINNQVYGYIVSSPQITSSAPFITSFGSQYPPGTSFTVLPAGQPLLQQAHTPQHMLPGGVVHRPQVQFIQNNVVTLANVQAPPELLSQQPHHQHQHQHQHQHQHQHQHHPPAAALPHRVMNTPPTQPRQDSSAALSSIQSVNNRDNGTMKRNFPSDVDNTMKRLKVDAVGALRTSEFAENESPPRRRCPRCMGSYPGEDSLKGHMRYCCPDLLESVFATSSRQDKSTTPLRVYDMDKGKLIMLVTDFYYGRCDGDQHLEQKTNTTFKCNSCLKVLKNNIRFMNHMKHHLELEKQNSESWESHTTCQHCYRQYSTPFQLQCHIESAHSPYESTTNCKICELAFETEQVLLEHMKDNHKPGEMPYACQVCNYRSSFFSDVETHFRSVHENTKDLLCPFCLKVLRSGHMYMQHYMRHQKKGIHRCGKCRLNFLTYKEKVEHKTHFHRTYRKPKSLEGLPPGTKVTIRASLAGGSPTSPSKSSISVIPNSPAAKSAGRSPNSTGRGKPPSTQNAAQSAKSKKERNKPPDHRNFYLRNFRPPQGMVSCMECSDVVKDFYDHYPLLLSCGSCKYKTCCRRAYRHHMTRYHGSGTKDRIRTSKRKQGILRGLTLVCLNCDFLAGATGSDLMSKHLVDRPTHVCQVILEQSSQPEEHHDSVSDKTSLERCDLPDVQPAKVEDESHTVVPGETVRQEEGALGEENTATGEDAPSDPTPPSPVSVDAACEEQGEEAQVQEATHPEQEKEPPLEEQAVVEPEVPVEPGKVVELETAGEIETALEPEVDTEPEATAEQPQNAADNLEEVGGVSLEPLTPSKVLEHEVTEMLPASANESADAPTGPLETLTA; this is encoded by the exons ATGTCGGAGCTGTTTATGGAATGCGAGGAGGAAGAACTGCAGCCATGGCAGAAGGCGATCCCAGAAATCAACTtggtggatgatgatgatgacgacgatgacgaCGAACCCATCTTCGTTGGCGAGATCCAGAGCTCCAAGCCGGTCCACTCCAGGCCTA ATGTTGGAATCCAGAGAGGGCAACAGAATCTTCCGCCGGGGCGTCTGAATGTGGGGTCCATGCCATTGCCTTCACAGAAGACTCCCCAGACTGCAGTAGCCAAACGGGGTCCATATGTAGCGCCACCCCAACTCACCAACAGGGTCGCCCCACCACCGTCCAACAACCCCACCCTCATACCCGCCGGCTCCACTCAGGGTGTGGGGCAGAATGCTGGTCGTCTTGGAAACACGGTCACTCCTCAGCCAATTATAATCAACAACCAGGTATAC GGCTACATTGTATCATCTCCACAAATAACCAGTAGTGCGCCGTTCATTACCAGTTTTGGGTCGCAGTATCCACCTGGCACCTCTTTCACAGTCTTACCAG CTGGgcagcctctcctccagcaggcACACACCCCACAACACATGCTGCCAGGGGGTGTGGTCCACCGACCCCAGGTTCAGTTTATCCAGAACAACGTGGTGACCCTGGCCAATGTGCAGGCCCCCCCAGAACTACTCTCTCAGCAgccccaccaccagcaccagcaccagcaccagcaccagcaccagcaccagcaccagcaccacccCCCTGCTGCTGCCCTCCCCCACAGGGTCatgaacaccccccccacacagccCAGACAGGACAGCTCGGCAGCCCTCTCCTCCATACAAAGCGTCAACAACAGAG ATAACGGAACAATGAAGCGGAACTTCCCGTCTGACGTGGACAACACGATGAAAAGACTCAAAGTCGACGCAG TAGGTGCTCTCCGGACGTCAGAGTTTGCAGAGAACGAGAGTCCTCCAAGGAGGCGGTGTCCAAGGTGCATGGGATCATATCCTGGGGAGGACTCTCTGAAGGGACAcatgagg TACTGCTGTCCTGACCTGCTGGAAAGTGTGTTTGCCACGAGCTCCCGGCAAGACAAGTCCACCACCCCGCTACGTGTGTATGACATGGACAAGGGCAAGCTGATCATGCTGGTCACAGACTTCTACTACGGACGCTGTGATGGAGACCAGCACCTGGAGCAGAAGACCAACACCACCTTTAAGTGCAACAGCTGCCTAAAGGTGCTCAAGAACAACATcag gttTATGAACCACATGAAGCATCATCTGGAGCTGGAGAAGCAGAACAGTGAGAGCTGGGAGAGTCACACCACATGCCAACACTGCTACCGGCAGTACAGCACGCCCTTCCAGCTGCAGTGCCACATAGAGAGCGCCCACAGCCCTTACGAATCTacca cTAACTGTAAGATATGTGAGCTGGCTTTTGAGACGGAGCAAGTGCTGCTGGAACACATGAAAGATAATCACAAGCCGGGGGAGATGCCCTACGCctgtcag GTGTGTAACTACCGCTCGTCGTTCTTCTCCGACGTGGAGACGCACTTCCGCAGCGTCCACGAGAACACCAAGGACCTGCTGTGTCCCTTCTGCCTGAAGGTGCTGCGCAGCGGACACATGTACATGCAACACTACATGAGACACCAG AAAAAAGGGATCCATCGCTGTGGGAAGTGTCGACTGAACTTCCTTACATACAAGGAGAAAGTGGAACACAAGACCCACTTCCATCGCACTTACAGGAAACCCAAAAGCCTGGAAGGGCTTCCTCCCGGAACCAAG GTGACTATTCGGGCCTCCCTGGCCGGTGGGtctcccacctcccccagcAAGTCCAGTATCAGTGTAATTCCAAACAGTCCAGCAGCCAAATCGGCGGGTCGGTCGCCTAACAGCACGGGCCGGGGCAAACCGCCCAGCACCCAGAACGCCGCGCAGTCTGCAAAGAGCAAGAAAGAGCGCAACAAACCACCGGACCACCGGAATTTCTATCTTAGGAACTTCAG GCCCCCACAGGGGATGGTCAGCTGTATGGAGTGCTCTGATGTGGTGAAGGACTTCTACGATCACTACCCTCTGCTCCTCTCGTGCGGGTCCTGCAAGTACAAGACGTGCTGCCGCCGAGCCTACAGACACCACATGACCAG ATATCATGGCTCTGGGACGAAAGACCGAATTCGGACCAGTAAAAGGAAGCAAGGCATTTTACG GGGCCTGACTCTGGTGTGCCTAAACTGTGACTTCCTGGCTGGCgccacaggaagtgacctcatGAGCAAGCATTTGGTTGACAGGCCGACCCACGTATGTCAGGTGATCCTGGAGCAAAGCAGCCAGCCAGAGGAACACCATG ATTCTGTTTCTGACAAAACCAGCCTGGAAAG ATGTGACCTCCCCGATGTCCAGCCTGCCAAAGTAGAGGATGAGAGCCACACTGTGGTGCCAGGCGAAACGGTCAGACAGGAAGAGGGTGCGCTTGGGGAGGAGAACACAGCGACTGGGGAGGACGCGCCCTCAGACCCGACCCCGCCTTCACCGGTCTCTGTAGACGCTGCCTGCGAGGAGCAGGGCGAGGAGGCGCAAGTGCAAGAGGCCACACATCCGGAGCAGGAAAAGGAGCCGCCTTTGGAGGAGCAGGCGGTTGTGGAACCTGAGGTGCCCGTGGAACCGGGAAAGGTTGTAGAACTGGAGACAGCGGGAGAAATTGAGACAGCTTTGGAACCGGAGGTAGACACAGAACCTGAAGCGACTGCGGAACAGCCGCAGAACGCAGCAGACAACCTCGAAGAGGTAGGCGGAGTTTCGCTGGAACCGCTCACACCCTCCAAAGTTCTGGAACATGAGGTCACTGAGATGCTGCCGGCGTCGGCCAATGAGAGTGCTGATGCACCAACGGGACCTTTAGAAACCCTCACTGCGTAG